One Burkholderiales bacterium genomic window, TGGGCTCGTCGCCCGTGCGCGAATCTGCTCGAAACCCGGCTCGCCATCATCGCGCGCCCTAATGACAAATCTGGGTTTAAGCGCCGCTTGGGGGAGGGGTGAAATCAGTCCTTTGCCATCCTCTGCGAGAGGGGGGCTGCGTTTCCGCTGGCGCCGGTGACGGCCCATGACGGCCAGGGGTGGGCCTTCCCGCGCCGGCTTTGGGCGGTTTTGGCCTCGCCGGGTGCGGATCTCCCGGGCGGATAGAAACGTCCCATGCGATAAGCATTTCATTATATCGTGAAGTATGAATGTTAAGTCGTTCATCCAAAAAGGGTTTTTGCGCGTTTCCCCCTTGCGGCATTTTGTCGCGGCGTGCTAAGGTAGCGCCCAAAACAAAGACGGTGGCAAAAAACCGTCGCGGGCCCAACGACCAAGAAGGCAGCCGCCAAGGATGGAAGGCACACAGCTTGCAACCGGCGCAGATCGCACCGTTCTGGTGCGGCCCAACTGCTCTCTCTCCCCCCTTGGTCGCCGGTGTTTCCTCTTTCTCATCGCGGGTGTCACTTTCGCCGTCGCGGCGGGTTTCGCCTGGTTCGGCGCCTGGCCGGTGCTGCCCTTTGCGGGCCTCGAGGTCGGCGTGCTCGCCTGGGCCTTCCGCGAGGTGGAGCGCCACGCCGACGACTACGAAAAGATCAGCTTCTTGGGCGACCGTGTCCTGGTGGAACGGCGGGACGGCGGGCGCGTTTTCCGCCATCAGTTCAACCGTCACTGGGCCAGGCTCCTGCCGGATGGCGGCGCGCTGAAGCTGCGCTCCCATGGCCGGGAGGTGGAGCTGGGTCGCCGGCTTGCGCCAGAGGTGCGGCAAAGCCTGCTCGTGGAACTGCGAAAACATTTCAACAACTGACGATAACCTGAGGGGGAAGGCAATGACGAGGAAGTCTCGGGGTCTGGCGGTGCGCCTTTTTACCGCATTCATGACCTTAAGCGCCGCGGCGGCGGCTTGGGCGGCCGAATCCAAATACAACCTGCCCACGCCGCAAAGCCAGGTGGCAAGGGAGATCTACGACCTGCACCTGCTCATCCTGTGGGTGTGTGTGGGCATCTTCATCGTGGTCTTCGGCGCCATGTTCTATTCCCTCTGGAAACACCGCAAAGCGGCGGGCCACCAGGCTGCCCACTTCCATGAGAACACCAAGCTGGAGGTGGTGTGGACCATCATTCCCTTCATCATCCTGGTGGGCATGGCCATTCCCTCCACGAAGACGGTGCTCAACATGCGGGATGCCAGCAGCCCCGACATGACCATCAAGGTGACCGGCTACCAGTGGAAGTGGGAGTATGAATATCCCGTCGAGGGCATCCGTTTCCTTTCCACCCTGGCCACACCCCGGGAGCAGATCACCAATCAGGCGGCGAAGGGTGAGCACTATCTCCTCGAAGTGGACAATCCCATGGTGGTGCCGGTGGGCAAGAAAGTGCGGCTGCTCCTCACCGCCAACGACGTCATCCATTCCTGGTGGGTGCCCGCCTTCGGTATCAAGCAGGATGCGATCCCGGGCTACATCAAGGATGCCTGGTTCAAGGCGGAAAACACCGGCATCTATCGCGGGGTGTGCGCCGAGCTTTGCGGCAAGGACCATGGCTTCATGCCCATCGTGGTCGAGGTGAAGACCCAGGAGGAATACGACAAATGGGTGATGGCGCAGAAAGCGGCCAAGGCGGCGGCGGTGGCCGATGCCAACAAGACCTATAGCCTGGACGAACTCAAGGCAGCAGGGGAGAAGGTGTACAAGACCCACTGCGCCGCTTGTCACCAGGCCGATGGCAAGGGGCTGCCCCCGACCTTCCCTGCGCTTGCCGGGTCCAAAATCGCCACGGGTGACAAGGCCGCCCACATCGATATCGTCATGAACGGCAAGGCCAACACCGCCATGGCTGCCTTCGGCAAACAACTTTCAGACGTGGAGCTTGCCGCCGTCATCACCTACGAGCGCAATGCCTTCGGCAATGCCACGGGTGATGTGGTGCAGCCCGCCGAGATCAAGGCTTTGCGCAAATAATCCGAGGAGGTCGAGAAATGGAAGCGACGTACGCACACGAACACGGCCATGCCCATCCCAGCGGCATCATGCGCTGGATCACCACCACCAATCACAAGGACATTGGCACCCTCTACCTGTGGTTCTCCTTCATCATGCTGCTGGTGGGCGGCGTCATGGCCCTCCTGATCCGCGCCGAGCTGTTCCAGCCTGGGCTGCAGGTGGTGGAACCGGAGGTATTCAACGCCCTGACCAGCCTGCACGGCCTCATCATGGTGTTCGGTGCCATCATGCCGGCCTTCGTCGGCTTCGCTAACTGGCAGGTGCCGATGATGATCGGCGCCCCCGATATGGCCTTTCCCCGGATGAACAACTGGTCCTTCTGGCTGCTGCCGGTGGCGGCGATCCTGCTCATCGCCCAGTGGTTCGTGCCGGGCGGGCCCTTTGCCGGCGGCTGGACCATGTATGCGCCGCTGTTCCTGCAGGGCGGGGTGTCCTACGACATGACCATCTTCGCCGTGCACATCCTCGGCATCTCCTCGATCATGGGCGCCATCAACATCATCACCACCATCCTCAACATGCGCGCCCCGGGTATGACCCTGATGAAGATGCCCCTTTTCGTGTGGACCTGGCTCATCACCGCCTATCTCCTCATCGCGGTGATGCCGGTGCTCGCTGGTGCGGTGACCATGCTGCTCACCGACCGCCATTTCGGCACCCACTTCTTCAACGCCGCGGGCGGCGGTGATCCGGTCCTGTTCCAGCACATCTTCTGGTTCTTCGGGCATCCGGAGGTGTACATCATGATCCTGCCGGCCTTCGGTATCATCTCCCAGGTCGTGCCGGCGTTTGCGCGCAAGCCCCTTTTCGGCTATGCCTCCATGGTGTATGCCACGGCTTCCATCGCCATCCTCTCCTTCATCGTCTGGGCGCACCACATGTTCACCGTCGGTATGCCCACCTCGGCGCAGCTCTTCTTCATGTACGCGACGATGCTGATTGCCGTGCCCACCGGCGTGAAGGTCTTCAATTGGGTGGCGACCATGTGGCGGGGTTCCATGACCTTCGAAACGCCCATGCTGTTCGCCGTGGGCTTCATCGCCCTGTTCACCATCGGCGGCTTCTCCGGTCTGGTCTGCGCCATCACGCCGGTGGACATTCAGGTGCAGGATACCTATTACGTGGTGGCCCATTTCCACTATGTCTTGGTGTCAGGCGCGCTGTTTGCCATCTTCGCCGGGGTCTATTTCTGGCTGCCCAAGTGGACCGGACACATGTATGACGAGAAGCTTGGCAAGCTCCACTTCTGGCTGTCCGTCATTTTCTTCAATGTGACCTTCTTCCCCATGCACTTCCTGGGGCTGGCCGGCATGCAGCGTCGTGTGCCGGATTACGCCCTGCAGTTTGCGGACTGGAACATGGTGGCGAGCATCGGGGCCTTCGGCTTCGGCCTGTCCCAGTTGATCTTCCTGGCGGTGGTGCTGAAGGCGATCAAGGGCGGGGTGAAGGCGGAGGCCAAGCCCTGGGAGGGGGCAGACACCCTGGAGTGGACCCATCTGCCTTCGCCGCCTCCGTACCACTCCTTCGAAACGCCGCCCGTCCTTAAATGAAGGGCTGAGGCAATGGGCGAGGGGCCAGGCCCCTCGCCGGGAAAGGGCAACCATGCAACCGGGCGAGAGGGGCAAGTACATCACGGCATTCATCCTGGCGGGTGTCGTGGTGCTCATTTATCTCTGGACCATCCATGCCTATGGCTGACGCGATGAGGGACGCCCGCGCACAGAACAAGACCACACTCATCCGGCTCATCGTGATCACGGTGGTCATGTTCGGCTTCGGCTTCATGCTGGTGCCCTTCTACAAAAAAATTTGCGAGGTGACGGGCATCGACCGGCAGCGTGTGGCGGTGAGTAATACCCAGGTGGACCCAAGCCGCCGTGTCACCATCGAATTCGACTCCAATGTGGGGAGCGGCTTGCCGTGGCGTTTCGAACCCCTCACCCCCCGCGTCACGGTGCATCCGGGGGAAATGAAACAGGTTGTCTTCCGCGTGGTGAACACCAGCAACCGCCCGGTGGTGGGACAGGCGGTGCCCGCCTACGCGCCGCCGCGGGCGGCGGGCTATTTCAAAAAAATCGAGTGCTTCTGCTTCAGCGAGCAGACGCTCAAACCCGGCGAGGAGCGGTTGATGCCGGTGCAGTTCGTGGTGCAGAACGATCTGCCAGAGGATGTGCACACCATCACCCTTTCCTACACCTTCTATGAGCGTGCCCCGCAGACGGCGGCGGCAGCCGGCAGCGGGGGCGGCGCGTGAACTCCCCGCGCACGCCGTGGCTGAAGGCGGCCAAGGCTGTGTTCTGGAGTTTTCTCGGCGTGCGGCGGCGCCAGGATTACGACGCCGACGCGGCGGGGCTTACACCGGGCCAGGTGATCGTCATGGGTCTGATCGGCGCCGCCCTGTTCGTGGCGCTGCTCCTGGGTGTGGTGTGGCTGGTGACCCATCTGGTCGCCTGAGGCAGGACAGGGGAAGCGTCGCGGGGAGTCTGGTTTCGAAGCGAATGCTGTGCCAATAATCCAAACGAGGAGGAACAAACATGAGTGAGCATCAAGGGGGAGGCTATTATCTGCCCCAGCCTTCGGGCTGGCCCATCGTCGGTTCGGTGGCGTTGCTGTTGTTCGCATCCGGCATGGTGCTGTGGGCGAACCGGCTGCCGGGAAGCTGGCTGGTGCTGGCGGGACTGGCGGTGCTCTTCTACATGATGTTCGGCTGGTTCGGCCGCGTCATCGATGAGTCCGAGGGGGGCAAATACAACGATCAGGTGGACCGTTCCTTCCGTTGGGGCATGACCTGGTTCATCTTCTCCGAGGTCATGTTCTTCGCCGCCTTCTTCGGCGCCCTCTTTTATCTGCGGGTGCTCGCCGTGCCATGGTTGGGTTCCGGGGAAACGGGGCAGATGCTGTGGCCGGGCTATACGCCCAGCTGGCCCACCGCCGGCCCCCTGGGTCCCACCCTGGCGGGGGTGAACCAGGCGGTGCCGCCCGGTTCCAACCAGTTTTCCAGCATGGGGGCGTGGGGGATTCCGGCCCTGAACACCCTGATCCTGCTGACCTCGGGGCTGACGGTGACCATTGCCCACTGGGGACTGAAAAAAAACAACCGCACCCAGCTCACCGTCTGGCTGTTCCTCACCATCTGCCTGGGCGCCTTGTTCCTTGGCCTGCAGGCTTATGAATACGTGCACGCCTATACGGAAATGGGGCTCACCCTCGGTGCCGGTGCCTATGGCGCCACCTTCTTCATGCTCACCGGTTTCCACGGGCTGCACGTGACCATCGGCACCATCATGCTCATCGTCATCTGGCTGCGGGCGCTGAAAGGCCATTTCACGCCGGAAAGACACTTCGCCTTCGAGGCGGTGTCGTGGTACTGGCACTTCGTGGACGTCGTCTGGCTGCTGCTCTTCGTCTTCGTTTACGCCCTGTGACGGCCAGGTTCGGCTGGACATAACTAGAACGACAAGGAGAAAGGGGACTCTGGCGCCGCAGTTCACCGCGGCGCCATTTTTGTTTCCTTGCCCGGCGGCGGGCACCGCAGGGTCCCGTCCTCAGGGTTTGGGGGGCAGCACGCCGAAATAGAAGCCCGCCATGAGCAACGCAAACAGGGTGATGGACACCCCGATGCGCACGCTCAAGGCCTTCACCGTCCGTTCTGTGCTACCTTTGTCCTTCAGCAGGAAGGCGAGGGCGGAAAAGAGGCTGGCGACGATGACGAGCAGAAACAGAACCACCAGGCTGCGATAGACGATGACGGACATGAACGACTCCCGATTCTGGGCGCGAGGGGGGAGGGAAGACAAAGCACGGGGATGCCCCCTTCCTTCTTGGGCCCGGCCGACCAAAGCAGGAGTTTAGATCAAGCTTTACGCCCCCGCCATGGCTGATCGATCCCGTTCGCTGCTCTGGCCCACCGTGGCGGCAGTCGTGCTCCTTGTCGTCACCATTGCGGCGGGCAAGTGGCAGCTGGACCGCGCCCAATACAAACGGGCGCTGCAGGCCAAAATCGATGCCGCGCTGGCAGCGCCCCCAGTTCTGCTCGATGGACGCCCCATTGCGCCCGAGGCGGTGGAGGGCCGTCGCGTGCGGGTGAAGGGACGTTTCGATGCCAACCACGGGATTTTTCTCGACAATCGCAGTTGGCAGGGGCGCCCGGCGTATGGGGTGCTCACCCCCCTTCTCATCGACGGTGCCGGCACGGCTGTCCTGATCGATCGTGGGCTTCTCCCCCGCGATTGGAAGACCACGTCATTGCCGGCGGTGCCCGTACCGCCGGCGCCGGTGGAAATCGAAGGGGTGGCGATGCAGCCACCGGGGAAATATCTGGAATTGTCGCGGCAGCAGGTGCAGGGCAGGCTCTGGCAGAACCTGGACCTGCCCCGCTATGCGGCGCAACTGCCTTACCCCCTGCTGCCCATCGTGGTGACCCAGCTCAACGATACCGGCGATGGCCTCCATCGGCATTGGGTGCGGCCGGATGCGGGGGTAGAAAAACATCTGGGTTATGCCTTTCAGTGGTTCGCCATGGCGGCGACCATCGTGGTGATTTACGGAGTGATGTATGCGCGACACCGCAGGGCAGCCAAACCGCACTAAGCTTCTCCTGGTGTTTGCCGTCTTCCTGGCGCCGGTGGCGGCGGCCTATCTCTTCTATTACGTCTGGCCGCCGCGGGGGGGCGTGACCAACTACGGCGAACTCATCGAGCCGGTGACGCTCCCCGCCGAGCTGCCCCTTTTTACCGCTGCCGGCGAGCCGTTTCCCCTGGGCAGGTTGCGGGGTAAATGGCTTCTCCTCTACCCCGCTCCTGCTGCCTGCGATGAAGTGTGTGCGCGGCGGCTGGACGGCCTGCGCCGGGTGCGTCTTGCCCAGGCAGGGGAGCAGGATCGCGTCCGGGTGATCTGGCTTCTGACCGACGCCAGTGCCGTGGCGCCCACCGCGCCGGGCTTTCCCGGCCTCATGATCCTGCGTGATGCCCGCGGGGAGCTCGTGGCGCGCCTGCCCGTCAAGGGGGGGTTGAGCGGCCATTTCTACATTGTCGATCCCCTGGGCAATGTGATGATGCGCTACGACCTCGACCCGGATCTCAAGCGCATGGCCAAGGATCTCACCCGGCTCCTCAAAGCCTCCCGAATCGGGTGATGGCGTGGGGATGAGCCCCGAAAGCCTGTTCCTCCTCGCCCTGTTCGGCCTCCTCGTGGCCCTGCCGGTGCTGGTCTATGTGGGCCGCCGGGGCGGTGATCCCTTGCCGCGGCTTGCCTGGGTCACCGCCTTTCTGGCGCTGGATCTCATCATGTTCGGCGCCTTCACCCGGCTCACCGATTCCGGCCTGGGGTGCCCGGACTGGCCCGGCTGCTACGGTCACTCCAATCCCCTTTCCGCGGGGGAGCACATCCGCGCCGCGGAAACGGCGATGCCCACCGGGCCGGTGACCCGGGTCAAGGCATGGATCGAGATGCTGCACCGCTATTTCGCCATGGGGGTGGGCGTGCTCATCATCGTGCTCATGGTGGGGGCCTGGCGGCGCCACCACCGTCAACCCCACCATTCGCCGTGGCTTGCCACGGTGATTTTTCTCGCCGTGTGTATCCAGGGGGCATTCGGGGCCTTCACCGTCACCTTGAAGCTGCAGCCCTTGATCGTCACCCTGCATCTTCTGGGCGGCATGACCCTTTTGGCGCTGCTTACCTGGCTTGCGCTGCGGGACAGTCCCCCGCCTGCGGCGAACGCACCCGTCAAGCTTCATGCCCGCCTGGCCCTGGGGGTGCTTTTTCTCCAGATCGCCCTGGGTGGCTGGGTGAGCACCAATTATGCGGTGCTCGCCTGTCCGGATTTTCCCCTCTGCCATGGTCAGTGGTGGCCGGCGGGAATGGATTTCCGCCATGCCTTCACCCTCTGGCGCCCCCTGGGGCAGACGGCGGAAGGTAATCTCATTCCCTTCGCTTCCCTCGTGGCCATCCATTGGGTGCATCGCAGTTTTGCCTATGGGGTGCTGCTGGTGTTGGGCAGCCTCGCCGTGCGTGCCTGGCGGCAGGCGGGGCTCAGCCGCTGGGCCAGGATTCTCGCCGCCCTCCTGGTGTTGCAGTTTTTCACCGGTCTTTCCAATGTGCTCCTGGCCTGGCCGCTGCCCCTTGCCCTGCTCCACAACGGCGGGGCCGCCGCGCTGGTCATGGTGCTGGTGGTGATAAACTTCGTCTTGAGCGAAACAGCCAGGCAGGCGCGCAACGCCGTGTCTGCCCCATGAACAACGGGGAGAGGAGCATGGCCACACTCGGCATCAACCAGGTGGCGTGTCGCTGTCAGCAGTTTTTTGCCCTGTGCAAGCCACGGGTGGTGGCGCTCATCGTCTTCACCGCGGTGATCGGCATGTTCCTCGCGGTGCCGGGCATGGTGCCTCTGCGCATTCTCCTCGCGGGCACCGTGGGCATTGCTCTGGTGGCGGGGGCGGCGGCGGCCTTCAACTGCCTCATCGAACAGAAGGTGGATGCCATCATGGCGCGCACGCGGGCGCGGCCTCTGCCCCGCGGCGAGGTGACGCCCCTGCAGACGCTGGTCTTCGCCGGCACGGTGGGGGGGCTTGGCCTGTTCATCCTCAATACCTACGTCAATGCGCTGACCATGTGGCTGACGCTGGCCACCTTCGTTGGCTATGCGGTGATCTACACCGTGGTGCTCAAGCCCCTGACGCCCCAGAACATCGTCATCGGCGGCGCCTCCGGGGCGATGCCGCCGGTGCTGGGCTGGGCGGCGGCCACTGGCGAAGTGAGCGCCGATGCGCTGCTCCTCTTCCTCATCATCTTCGCCTGGACGCCGCCCCATTTCTGGGCCCTGGCCTTGTACCGGCGCGACGAATACGCCAAGGCGGGCATGCCCATGTTGCCGGTGACCCATGGGGAAGCCTTCACCCGCCTGCACGTGCTGCTCTACACGTTCATTCTCACCGCCTGCACCCTGCTGCCCGTGGCCACGGGCATGAGCGGCCTCATCTATCTCGCCGGCGCCCTCGTCCTCGACGGGATCTTTCTCTGGCTGGGCTTCCGCCTCTACCGCGCCTACAGCGATGCCTTGGCCCGCCGGACCTTCGCCTATTCCATCCTCTACCTCGCCCTGTTGTTCGCCTTCCTGCTGGTGGACCACCACTGGCATCTGCCCCTTGCGCACCTCGCTTGAAGTCGGGGGTGCGCGGCCGTCATATTTAGGATAAACTTCTCCCCATAGACGTTTATCGACGGCCATGATTCTCTCCCGCACCAGCCAGTACGCGATCCAGGCGCTGATCTTCATCGCCACCCAACCCAAGGGCCAGCCCGTGCTTAACCGGGAGATCGCCAGCCATCTCAACGTGCCGCCGGCTTATCTGGCGAAGATCATGCAAAGTCTCTGCAAGGGCAACTTGTTGTATTCCTTTCGTGGCCGTCTGGGGGGGTTTTGTCTGCGCGAAGGTGCGGAAAAGACCGACCTCATGCAGGTGCTGGCCATCACCGAAGGTCCCGGCTTTGCCCAGGACTGCGTGCTGGGCCTCAAAGTCTGCTCCGACGCCACGGCTTGCCCCATGCACGCCAAGTGGCAACCCATCAAGAAAAAAGTCATCGCCCTCCTTCAGGAGCAGACCCTGGAGAAACTGGCCCGGGCGGTGCAGACCGGCAAGTATCGTCTGGCCGATCTCCCCGGCGGTGTGCTTTCCCCCCAGCGCGTGGAGCGCGAGCCCGCTTGAGGGTAAGCGGCCCGGCGCATGCGCACCGACGCGAGCCTTTCCGCTACGCAAGCCGAAATCCTGAGCGGAGCTGACCGGCTCGACTGCCGGGGAGCCTGGACGCTGACGGGCATCGGCGGGCTGCACAGGCGCCTCGACGAGCTTCCCTGGCCTGCCTCGCGAGCGGTGAGTGTCCACTGTGCAGGGATCACGGCCCTCGATACCGCCGGGGCGTGGCTTTTGGCCGAGCTGGCCCGCCGCATCGAGAGCCGGGGCGGAGAGGTGCGTTTCCTCGGTCTATCGGCCGAGCATGAGATTCTTTTGCGCCTGGTGCGAAGCCGCGCGGCGAAACCTCTGCCACCGGCGCCACCTGCGCCGGGGGTGTTGGCCCGGCTGGGTATGGAGGTGGTGGCGCACCTTGCCGAGGCGAGGGGGATGCTGGCTTTCCTAGGCGAGGCAACGGTCACGCTGCTTAAGGGACTGCTTCATCCTGCGCGCTGGCGGGGGCGACATCTCATGCATCACCTCCAGCACACCGGCCTCGATGCCTTACCCATCCTAGGCCTCCTTTCCTTTCTCGTGGGGACGGTGATCGCCTACCAGGCGGCGAGCCAGCTTGCCCGTTACGGCGCGAATATCTTCGTCGTCGATCTCATCGCCCATTCCCTCCTGCGGGAACTGGCGCCGATGCTGGTGGCCGTCGTCGTCGCCGGCCGCTCCGGTTCCGCCTTCGCCGCACAAATCGGCACCATGAAGGTGGCCGAGGAAATCGATGCGCTGCGCACCCTGGGCGTCTCACCCCAGGAGATGCTGGTGTTGCCGCGCATGCTGGCGCTCTTGGTGGTCATGCCGCTGCTGACGGTTTATGCGGAGGTGCTGGGCGTGCTGGGGGGGTTCATCATCGCCTGGAGCCAACTGGGTGTGGATGCGATGAGCTTTCTCGACCGTTTCGACGACACCATTCGCCTTTCCACCTTCCTTTTCGGCATCGGCAAGGCGCCGGTCTTTGCCGTCATCATCGCCCTCGTCGGCTGCTATCAGGGCTTTTCCGCTAGCGGCAGCGCGGACAGCGTGGGCAGGCACACGACGCGTTCGGTGGTGCAGGCCATTTTCCTCGTCATCATCGTCGATGCCATTTTCTCGGTGCTGGCGAGTGTGACCCGCCTGGGGTTCCGTTGACATGAAAAGTGATTTCGCCGTCGAGGTGGAAGGGGTGGTGACCCATCTGGGTGGCGCCCGCATCCATGATGGCATCGAGTTTGCGGTGCGCCCCGGTGAAGTGTTCGCCATTGCCGGTCCCAGCGGTTGTGGCAAGTCCACGCTGCTCAAGGAAATGGTCATGCTGCTCACCCCCGACGCAGGGCGCATCCGCGTTCTGGGGCAGGACCTCGCCCGCCTGACGGAGGCCGAAGCGCAGTCCCTGCGCCGGCGCTGGGGCGTGATGTTCCAGGGCGGCGCCCTTTTCTCCGGTCTGACCGTCCTGGAAAACGTGGAATTGCCGCTGCGGGAACACACCAAGCTGACGGCGGCGGAAATCCGCGAGCTCGCCCGCATCAAGATCGCCCTTGCCGACCTGCCGCAAGACAGCGCGCACAAATATCCCCGGGAGCTGTCGGGTGGCCTGCGCAAGCGGGCCGCACTCGCCCGCGCCATCAGCCTCGACCCGGAGCTTCTCTTTCTCGATGAGCCCTCGGCGGGTCTCGATCCCGTCGCCGCCAGTGCCTTGGATGAGCTCATCCTTGGCTTGAAGGAGTCGCTGAAACTCACCATCATTGTGGTCACCCACGATCTGGATCTGCTCTGGCGTGTCACCGACCGGGTGGCCATCCTGGGCGAAGGGCGCGTCGTGGGGATCGGCAGCATGGCGCAACTTTCCCGCTCGGCGCATCCCCAGGTGCGGGAATATTTCCACGGGCCGCGGGGGCGGATTGTCCGCCCGGCTGGCGGCTAGTTGAGGTCATGGAATCCCGTTTCAGCTACACCCTGGTGGGCCTTTTCGTCGTGGTCTTGGCAGCGGTGGCGATCGGCATCGCCTTCTGGCTCTATGCCGGCGGGCCGGAGGCATACCGCCAGCGCCTCTATTACGCCTACTTCGACGAATCCGTGGCGGGCCTCAACGTGAATGCGCCGGTGCGCTTCAAGGGGGTGGTCGTCGGCCGGGTGGTGGAAGTGGGTCTCGCGCCCGATGGTTCTGGTCGGGTGCGGCTTGCCCTGTCGGTGGAGGAGAAGGCCCCCATCCGCGCCGACACCGTGGCCACGCTGCGCATGCAGGGGCTCACCGGCCTGGTGCAGGTGGAGCTGTCCGGCGGCTCACCGGCGAGTCCCCCCCTGTTGCCGCCGCCGGGGGAGAAGGTGCCGGTCATTCCCACGCGGCCCTCCCTCGTCAGCCGCCTGGATACCGCGGTCACCACGGTGCTTGCCAATCTCAACCGCAGCGCGGAGAACCTCAACGCTCTGACCGATGAGGAGACCCGGCGCAGCCTGCGGGCGATCCTCGCCAATGTGGAGACCAGCACCCGGCTGCTTGCCCAGCAACTGCCCCTGGTGGACACCACCCTGCGCAACACGGCGCAGGCGAGCCACGAGGTGAGCCGGCTCGCCCACCGGCTGCAGGAGACTGCCGGCACGGTGGACCGCCTGGCGGAGGAAATCGCCCGTGCCGGCCGCGCCACCACGGGCGCGGCGGGGCAAGTGGAGACGCAACTGGCGCAAGTGGGGGCGCAGACCCTTCCCGAACTCAATGCTCTCCTCATGGACATGCGGGAGTTGGCGGCCACCCTGCGCCGGGCGGGCGAACGCCTGGAGCGGGAACCCGCTGGGCTGCTTTGGGGACGGCCCGGACCCCCTCCAGGACCAGGGGAATAGGATGCGGGATAAAACACACTCCTTTGCGCTTTGGCGGCTTGTGCCTGCTTGTCTGCTGCTCCCCCTTTTCCTGACGGGCTGTTTCGGCCCGCCGCGGGCGGAGGAGGTGAAGACCTACCTGCTGGATGCCAACTTCCCACCCGCGGCGGTGCGCAGGGGCGTGGTCCTGCTGGTGGCACCCCCTCGTGCCAGCCCCGGTTACGATACTGCCGCCATGGTCTATGGGCGGGGGCCGCAGGAGCTCAACCATTTTGCCCGTCATCGCTGGGCGGATGCGCCCGCCCGCATGCTCGCCCCCCTCATCGTGCAGGCCCTTGAGGGAAGCGGCGGTTTTGCCGCCGTGGTGACCCCGCCCACGGCCGCCCGCGCGGGTCTGCGCCTGGATACCGAAGTCGTGCGCCTGCGTCAGGATTTCGGCCGCCTGCCGAGCCGCGTGGAGTTCGTCCTGCGCGCCCAGCTCACCGACCTGGCCTCGGGCGGGGTGGTGGCCTCGCGCACCTTTTCGGCAACCGTGGAAAGCGAACGGGACACGCCGGAGGCCGGGGCGCTGGCCGCCAACCGCGCCGTGAAGACGGTGCTTGATGAGCTTGCCGCGTGGGCGGC contains:
- a CDS encoding COX15/CtaA family protein; its protein translation is MSPESLFLLALFGLLVALPVLVYVGRRGGDPLPRLAWVTAFLALDLIMFGAFTRLTDSGLGCPDWPGCYGHSNPLSAGEHIRAAETAMPTGPVTRVKAWIEMLHRYFAMGVGVLIIVLMVGAWRRHHRQPHHSPWLATVIFLAVCIQGAFGAFTVTLKLQPLIVTLHLLGGMTLLALLTWLALRDSPPPAANAPVKLHARLALGVLFLQIALGGWVSTNYAVLACPDFPLCHGQWWPAGMDFRHAFTLWRPLGQTAEGNLIPFASLVAIHWVHRSFAYGVLLVLGSLAVRAWRQAGLSRWARILAALLVLQFFTGLSNVLLAWPLPLALLHNGGAAALVMVLVVINFVLSETARQARNAVSAP
- the cyoE gene encoding heme o synthase; this translates as MATLGINQVACRCQQFFALCKPRVVALIVFTAVIGMFLAVPGMVPLRILLAGTVGIALVAGAAAAFNCLIEQKVDAIMARTRARPLPRGEVTPLQTLVFAGTVGGLGLFILNTYVNALTMWLTLATFVGYAVIYTVVLKPLTPQNIVIGGASGAMPPVLGWAAATGEVSADALLLFLIIFAWTPPHFWALALYRRDEYAKAGMPMLPVTHGEAFTRLHVLLYTFILTACTLLPVATGMSGLIYLAGALVLDGIFLWLGFRLYRAYSDALARRTFAYSILYLALLFAFLLVDHHWHLPLAHLA
- a CDS encoding Rrf2 family transcriptional regulator; its protein translation is MILSRTSQYAIQALIFIATQPKGQPVLNREIASHLNVPPAYLAKIMQSLCKGNLLYSFRGRLGGFCLREGAEKTDLMQVLAITEGPGFAQDCVLGLKVCSDATACPMHAKWQPIKKKVIALLQEQTLEKLARAVQTGKYRLADLPGGVLSPQRVEREPA
- a CDS encoding MlaE family lipid ABC transporter permease subunit, producing MRTDASLSATQAEILSGADRLDCRGAWTLTGIGGLHRRLDELPWPASRAVSVHCAGITALDTAGAWLLAELARRIESRGGEVRFLGLSAEHEILLRLVRSRAAKPLPPAPPAPGVLARLGMEVVAHLAEARGMLAFLGEATVTLLKGLLHPARWRGRHLMHHLQHTGLDALPILGLLSFLVGTVIAYQAASQLARYGANIFVVDLIAHSLLRELAPMLVAVVVAGRSGSAFAAQIGTMKVAEEIDALRTLGVSPQEMLVLPRMLALLVVMPLLTVYAEVLGVLGGFIIAWSQLGVDAMSFLDRFDDTIRLSTFLFGIGKAPVFAVIIALVGCYQGFSASGSADSVGRHTTRSVVQAIFLVIIVDAIFSVLASVTRLGFR
- a CDS encoding ATP-binding cassette domain-containing protein, producing the protein MKSDFAVEVEGVVTHLGGARIHDGIEFAVRPGEVFAIAGPSGCGKSTLLKEMVMLLTPDAGRIRVLGQDLARLTEAEAQSLRRRWGVMFQGGALFSGLTVLENVELPLREHTKLTAAEIRELARIKIALADLPQDSAHKYPRELSGGLRKRAALARAISLDPELLFLDEPSAGLDPVAASALDELILGLKESLKLTIIVVTHDLDLLWRVTDRVAILGEGRVVGIGSMAQLSRSAHPQVREYFHGPRGRIVRPAGG
- a CDS encoding MlaD family protein; protein product: MESRFSYTLVGLFVVVLAAVAIGIAFWLYAGGPEAYRQRLYYAYFDESVAGLNVNAPVRFKGVVVGRVVEVGLAPDGSGRVRLALSVEEKAPIRADTVATLRMQGLTGLVQVELSGGSPASPPLLPPPGEKVPVIPTRPSLVSRLDTAVTTVLANLNRSAENLNALTDEETRRSLRAILANVETSTRLLAQQLPLVDTTLRNTAQASHEVSRLAHRLQETAGTVDRLAEEIARAGRATTGAAGQVETQLAQVGAQTLPELNALLMDMRELAATLRRAGERLEREPAGLLWGRPGPPPGPGE
- a CDS encoding ABC-type transport auxiliary lipoprotein family protein; the encoded protein is MRDKTHSFALWRLVPACLLLPLFLTGCFGPPRAEEVKTYLLDANFPPAAVRRGVVLLVAPPRASPGYDTAAMVYGRGPQELNHFARHRWADAPARMLAPLIVQALEGSGGFAAVVTPPTAARAGLRLDTEVVRLRQDFGRLPSRVEFVLRAQLTDLASGGVVASRTFSATVESERDTPEAGALAANRAVKTVLDELAAWAAQSISP